One Saimiri boliviensis isolate mSaiBol1 chromosome 17, mSaiBol1.pri, whole genome shotgun sequence genomic window carries:
- the RAMP2 gene encoding receptor activity-modifying protein 2: MALLRAERTGDPRLPATRAGRPAALRLLLLLGAVLKPQETLTQPLPTTSTPGSEVKTVENYEAAVQFCWNYYKYQMDSVEKDWCDWAVISRPYSTLRDCLEHSAEEFGLGFPNPLAERIIFETHQIHFANCSLVQPTFSDPPEDVLLAMIIAPICLIPFLITLVVWRSKDSEAQA; the protein is encoded by the exons ATGGCCTTGCTCCGAGCGGAGCGCACCGGCGACCCCCGCCTCCCTGCAACCCGCGCTGGGCGGCCGGCAGcgctccgcctcctcctcctgctgggcG CTGTCCTGAAGCCCCAGGAgaccctgactcagcctcttccCACCACAAGCACACCGGGGTCAGAAG TGAAGACGGTGGAGAACTATGAGGCAGCTGTCCAATTTTGCTGGAATTATTATAAGTATCAAATGGATTCTGTCGAAAAGGATTGGTGCGACTGGGCCGTGATTAGCAG GCCTTATAGCACCCTTCGAGATTGCTTGGAGCACTCTGCGGAGGAGTTTGGCCTGGGCTTCCCCAATCCCTTGGCAGAGAGGATCATCTTTGAGACTCACCAGATCCACTTTGCCAACTGCTCCCTGGTGCAGCCCACTTTCTCAGACCCCCCGGAGGATGTACTCCTGGCCATGATCATAGCCCCCATCTGCCTCATCCCCTTCCTCATCACTCTTGTAGTATGGAGGAGTAAAGACAGTGAGGCCCAGGCTTAG